The Pseudomonas baetica genome includes a region encoding these proteins:
- a CDS encoding IS256 family transposase, which produces MPTKKKPLRDLPKIPKELLEEFGEGLITAEAIEDASAAFKKALIERALSAELGHHLGYPPGAQRPEDETNQRNGKTGKTILTGDGPLRLEIPRDRDGSFAPILIPKHERRYTGFDDKIIAMYARGMTVREIRAFLSEQYGTDVSHDFISSVTHEVMEEIGAWQQRPLEPMYPVIFFDALRVKIREEGLVRNKAIYLALGVLPDGTRDILGIWIENTEGAKFWMKVFNDLKTRGVEDVLIAVTDGLKGMPEALSAVFPATTLQTCIVHLIRNSLDYAAWDKRRELAKALKPIYQAINAEAAEEALDAFENGPWGKQYPTVVAAWRRAWDRVIPFFVFPPAIRKVIYTTNAIESINAQLRKIIKTRGHFPTDDAATKLIWLGLRNITANWGSAAHDWKSAMNQFAILYGDRFIRPTW; this is translated from the coding sequence ATGCCAACCAAAAAGAAACCCCTGCGTGACCTACCAAAAATCCCCAAGGAGCTGCTCGAAGAGTTCGGTGAGGGGCTGATTACCGCAGAGGCTATTGAAGACGCTTCTGCGGCCTTCAAGAAGGCCTTGATTGAGCGAGCATTGAGTGCCGAGCTCGGTCACCACCTGGGGTATCCGCCGGGCGCGCAGCGCCCAGAGGATGAAACCAACCAGCGCAATGGCAAAACGGGCAAGACGATTTTGACGGGGGATGGCCCGCTGCGGCTGGAGATTCCCCGTGATCGGGATGGCAGTTTTGCCCCCATTCTGATCCCCAAGCATGAGCGGCGTTACACCGGTTTTGATGACAAGATCATCGCCATGTATGCCCGAGGCATGACCGTTCGAGAAATCCGCGCTTTCCTCTCTGAGCAATACGGGACGGACGTTTCCCATGACTTCATCAGCTCAGTCACGCACGAGGTGATGGAGGAAATTGGTGCGTGGCAACAGCGACCGCTTGAGCCGATGTACCCAGTCATTTTCTTCGATGCGCTGCGGGTCAAGATCCGAGAAGAAGGCCTTGTCCGCAACAAGGCGATTTACTTGGCGCTGGGTGTTTTACCCGATGGAACGCGCGATATTCTTGGTATCTGGATCGAAAACACCGAGGGTGCGAAGTTCTGGATGAAGGTCTTCAACGACCTCAAGACCCGCGGCGTAGAGGACGTGCTGATCGCCGTGACTGACGGTCTCAAAGGCATGCCAGAGGCGCTAAGCGCAGTATTTCCGGCAACAACGCTGCAAACATGCATCGTCCACTTGATCCGCAACAGCCTCGATTACGCGGCGTGGGACAAGCGCCGTGAGCTGGCCAAGGCGCTAAAACCGATCTATCAAGCCATCAACGCAGAAGCGGCTGAGGAAGCACTGGATGCCTTTGAAAATGGCCCTTGGGGTAAGCAATACCCAACGGTGGTGGCGGCCTGGAGACGAGCCTGGGATCGAGTGATTCCATTTTTTGTCTTCCCGCCTGCCATTCGAAAAGTGATCTATACGACCAACGCTATCGAAAGCATCAACGCTCAGCTACGCAAGATCATCAAGACCCGGGGCCACTTCCCGACGGATGACGCAGCGACCAAGCTGATCTGGCTT